A portion of the Citrobacter rodentium NBRC 105723 = DSM 16636 genome contains these proteins:
- a CDS encoding LysR substrate-binding domain-containing protein yields the protein MNNLPLLNDLRIFMLVARRAGFAAVAQEMGVSPAFVSKRIALLEQSLNVTLLHRTTRRVSITEEGERIYAWAQRILCDVDQMLDELSAARQVPQGMLRIISSFGFGRRVVAPALSALAKQYPQLELRFDVADRLVDLANEGVDLDIRIGDDIAPNLIARKLGTNYRILCASPAFLARYGTPKQLNELSAYPCLVIKERDHPFGVWQLQSKEGQHAIKVTGALSSNHGEIVHQWCLDGQGIALRSWWDVCDNIASGHLVHLLPEYYQPANIWAVYVSRLAASAKVRITVEFLRRYFAERYPVFSVK from the coding sequence ATGAATAATCTGCCGCTGTTAAACGACCTGCGCATCTTTATGCTGGTGGCGCGACGCGCGGGATTTGCCGCCGTGGCGCAGGAGATGGGCGTATCGCCCGCCTTTGTCAGTAAACGCATCGCGCTGCTGGAGCAGAGCCTTAACGTGACGTTGCTGCACCGCACCACCCGGCGGGTGAGCATTACCGAAGAGGGAGAGCGCATTTACGCGTGGGCGCAGCGTATTCTCTGCGACGTGGATCAGATGCTGGACGAGCTTTCCGCTGCGCGTCAGGTGCCGCAGGGGATGCTGCGTATTATCAGCAGCTTTGGCTTCGGGCGGCGCGTGGTGGCCCCGGCGCTGTCGGCGCTGGCGAAACAGTATCCGCAGCTGGAGCTGCGCTTCGATGTTGCAGACCGGCTGGTGGATCTGGCGAATGAGGGCGTCGATCTGGATATTCGCATCGGTGACGATATCGCGCCAAATCTGATCGCCCGTAAACTGGGCACCAACTACCGTATTCTTTGCGCCTCGCCCGCTTTTTTAGCCCGCTATGGGACGCCGAAGCAGTTGAACGAGCTGTCCGCTTATCCCTGCCTGGTCATTAAGGAACGCGACCACCCCTTTGGCGTCTGGCAGCTGCAAAGCAAGGAGGGTCAACATGCCATTAAGGTGACCGGGGCGCTGTCGTCAAATCATGGTGAAATAGTGCATCAGTGGTGCCTGGATGGGCAGGGGATAGCGCTACGCTCGTGGTGGGACGTCTGCGACAATATCGCCAGCGGGCATCTGGTGCATCTTCTGCCTGAGTATTACCAGCCAGCCAATATCTGGGCGGTTTATGTTTCCCGGCTGGCCGCCTCGGCGAAAGTACGAATTACCGTTGAGTTTCTTCGCCGCTATTTTGCCGAACGCTATCCGGTTTTTTCCGTGAAATAA
- the rnd gene encoding ribonuclease D — translation MNYQMITTDDALATLCEAVRAFPAIALDTEFVRTRTYYPQLGLIQLFDGERVALIDPHGISDWSPLKAILRDTAITKYLHAGSEDLEVFLNAFGELPQPLIDTQILAAFCGRPLSWGFASMVEEYTGVALDKSESRTDWLARPLTERQCEYAAADVWYLLPIAGKLMAETEAAGWLPAALDECRLMQQRRQEILAPEEAWRDIGNAWQLRTRQLACLQLLADWRLRKARERDLAVNFVVREEHLWSVARYMPGSLGELDSLGLSGSEIRFHGKTLLALVARAQALPDDALPEPLLNLIDMPGYRKAFKAIKSLIAEVSAEHQLSAELLASRRQINQLLNWHWRLRPQSAEPELISGWRGELMAAKIRALLAEYPREG, via the coding sequence TTGAATTACCAAATGATCACCACTGATGACGCGCTGGCGACCCTCTGCGAAGCGGTCCGCGCGTTTCCTGCCATCGCCCTGGATACCGAATTTGTTCGTACCCGCACCTATTATCCGCAGCTGGGGCTTATCCAGTTGTTTGACGGCGAACGCGTGGCGCTGATTGACCCGCATGGTATCAGCGACTGGTCGCCGCTGAAGGCGATTCTGCGCGATACCGCTATCACCAAGTACCTGCACGCAGGCAGTGAAGATCTGGAAGTGTTTCTCAATGCCTTTGGCGAACTGCCGCAGCCGCTAATCGACACGCAGATTCTGGCGGCTTTCTGCGGGCGTCCGCTGTCATGGGGCTTCGCCTCGATGGTGGAAGAGTATACCGGCGTGGCGCTCGACAAGAGCGAGTCGCGCACCGACTGGCTGGCGCGTCCGCTGACCGAACGTCAGTGCGAATATGCGGCGGCGGACGTGTGGTATCTGCTGCCGATTGCCGGGAAGCTGATGGCGGAAACGGAGGCCGCAGGCTGGCTGCCCGCGGCGCTGGACGAATGCCGTCTGATGCAACAACGCCGCCAGGAGATTCTGGCGCCGGAAGAGGCCTGGCGCGACATTGGTAACGCCTGGCAGCTACGGACCCGTCAGCTTGCCTGCCTGCAGCTGTTGGCCGACTGGCGCCTGCGCAAAGCGCGCGAGCGCGATCTCGCGGTCAATTTCGTGGTACGCGAAGAACATCTGTGGTCGGTGGCGCGTTATATGCCCGGCAGCCTTGGCGAACTCGACAGCCTCGGTCTTTCCGGTAGCGAAATTCGCTTCCACGGCAAGACGCTGCTCGCGCTGGTCGCCAGAGCGCAGGCGCTACCGGACGACGCGCTGCCGGAGCCGCTGCTCAACCTGATTGATATGCCGGGCTATCGCAAAGCGTTTAAGGCCATTAAGTCATTAATTGCAGAAGTGAGCGCGGAACATCAGCTCAGCGCGGAACTGCTGGCGTCGCGCCGCCAGATTAATCAGTTGCTTAACTGGCACTGGCGGCTACGACCGCAGAGTGCCGAGCCGGAGCTGATTTCCGGCTGGCGCGGCGAACTGATGGCCGCGAAGATCCGCGCGCTGCTGGCGGAGTATCCGCGCGAGGGATAA
- a CDS encoding YcgL domain-containing protein codes for MFCVIYRSTKRDQTYLYVEKKDDFSRVPEELMKGFGQPKLAMILPLDGRKKLVNADLEKVKQALTEQGYYLQLPPPPEDLLKQHLSAAARNVADAEK; via the coding sequence ATGTTTTGTGTGATCTACAGAAGTACTAAACGTGACCAGACCTATTTATATGTCGAAAAAAAAGACGATTTCTCCCGCGTTCCGGAAGAGCTGATGAAAGGTTTTGGCCAGCCAAAACTGGCGATGATATTGCCGCTGGACGGTCGTAAGAAGTTAGTTAATGCCGATCTGGAAAAAGTAAAACAGGCCTTAACCGAACAGGGTTATTATTTACAGCTGCCGCCGCCGCCGGAAGATCTATTGAAACAACACCTTTCAGCCGCAGCGCGGAACGTTGCCGACGCGGAAAAATAA
- the fadD gene encoding long-chain-fatty-acid--CoA ligase FadD: MKKVWLNRYPADVPAEINPDRYQSLVELFEHAVARYADQPAFVNMGEVMTFRKLEERSRAFAAWLQEGLGLKKGDRVALMMPNLLQYPVALFGILRAGMIVVNVNPLYTPRELEHQLNDSGAAAIVIVSNFAHTLEKVVEKTQVQHVILTRMGDQLSTAKGTLVNFVVKYIKRLVPKYHLPDAISFRSALHAGYRMQYVKPEVVSEDLAFLQYTGGTTGVAKGAMLTHRNMLANLEQVKATYGPLLHPGKELVVTALPLYHIFALTMNCLLFIELGGQNLLITNPRDIPGLVKELAKYPFTAMTGVNTLFNALLNNKEFQQLDFSALHLSAGGGMPVQQAVAERWVKLTGQYLLEGYGLTECAPLVSVNPHDIDYHSGSIGLPVPSTEAKLVDDDDNEVPPDQPGELCIKGPQVMLGYWQRPDATDEIIKDGWLHTGDIAVMDDEGFLRIVDRKKDMILVSGFNVYPNEIEDVVMQHPGVLEVAAVGVPSGSSGEAVKIFVVKKDATLTDEALVTFCRRHLTGYKVPKLVEFRDELPKSNVGKILRRELRDEARSKVDNKG, encoded by the coding sequence GTGAAGAAGGTTTGGTTAAACCGTTATCCCGCGGATGTGCCTGCGGAGATCAATCCTGACCGTTATCAATCCCTGGTGGAACTGTTTGAACATGCTGTCGCGCGCTACGCTGACCAGCCAGCGTTCGTCAATATGGGGGAGGTGATGACCTTCCGCAAGCTTGAAGAGCGCAGCCGCGCCTTTGCCGCCTGGCTGCAGGAAGGGCTGGGGCTGAAAAAGGGCGACCGCGTCGCGCTGATGATGCCGAACCTGTTGCAGTATCCTGTGGCGCTGTTTGGCATTCTGCGCGCCGGGATGATCGTGGTGAACGTTAACCCGCTGTATACCCCGCGCGAACTGGAGCATCAGCTTAACGACAGCGGCGCGGCGGCGATCGTCATCGTTTCCAACTTCGCCCATACTCTGGAAAAAGTGGTTGAGAAAACCCAGGTTCAGCACGTTATCCTGACCCGCATGGGCGACCAGCTGTCGACGGCGAAAGGGACGCTGGTGAACTTTGTCGTCAAATACATCAAACGGCTGGTGCCGAAGTATCACCTGCCGGATGCCATCTCCTTTCGCAGCGCGCTGCATGCTGGCTACCGTATGCAGTACGTGAAGCCGGAAGTGGTGTCTGAAGACCTGGCGTTTTTACAATATACCGGCGGTACTACCGGCGTGGCGAAAGGGGCGATGCTTACGCACCGTAATATGCTGGCCAACCTCGAGCAGGTGAAAGCCACCTACGGGCCGCTGCTGCATCCGGGCAAGGAGCTGGTGGTCACCGCGCTGCCGCTGTATCACATTTTCGCGCTGACCATGAACTGCCTGCTGTTTATCGAACTGGGCGGACAGAACCTGCTGATCACCAACCCGCGCGACATTCCGGGGCTGGTGAAAGAGCTGGCGAAATACCCGTTTACCGCCATGACCGGGGTCAATACCCTGTTTAACGCCCTGCTTAACAATAAAGAGTTTCAGCAGCTGGATTTCTCTGCCCTGCATCTTTCCGCCGGCGGCGGGATGCCGGTGCAGCAGGCGGTGGCGGAGCGCTGGGTAAAACTCACCGGGCAATATTTGCTGGAAGGCTACGGCCTGACGGAGTGCGCGCCGCTGGTCAGCGTTAATCCGCATGATATTGATTATCATAGCGGCAGCATTGGCCTGCCGGTGCCGTCCACGGAAGCGAAACTGGTGGACGATGACGACAACGAAGTGCCGCCGGATCAGCCCGGCGAACTGTGCATTAAAGGTCCTCAGGTGATGCTCGGCTACTGGCAGCGCCCGGACGCTACCGACGAGATCATTAAGGACGGCTGGCTGCACACCGGCGATATCGCGGTGATGGACGACGAAGGCTTCCTGCGCATTGTCGATCGTAAAAAAGATATGATTCTGGTATCTGGCTTCAACGTCTATCCGAATGAGATTGAAGATGTGGTGATGCAGCATCCGGGCGTGCTGGAGGTGGCCGCCGTCGGCGTTCCGTCCGGCAGCAGCGGCGAAGCGGTGAAGATCTTCGTGGTGAAAAAAGACGCGACGCTGACCGATGAGGCGCTGGTCACCTTCTGCCGCCGCCACCTGACCGGTTATAAGGTGCCTAAGTTGGTGGAGTTCCGCGACGAACTGCCAAAATCAAACGTCGGCAAAATTTTACGTCGGGAATTGCGTGACGAAGCCCGCAGCAAAGTAGACAATAAGGGCTGA
- the minE gene encoding cell division topological specificity factor MinE — translation MALLDFFLSRKKSTANIAKERLQIIVAERRRSDAEPHYLPQLRKDILEVICKYVQIDPEMVTVQLEQKDGDISILELNVTLPEAEESK, via the coding sequence ATGGCATTACTGGATTTTTTTCTCTCGCGGAAAAAGAGCACAGCCAACATCGCCAAAGAGCGGTTGCAGATTATTGTCGCCGAGCGTCGTCGTAGCGACGCCGAGCCGCATTATTTACCGCAGTTGCGTAAAGATATTCTTGAGGTCATTTGTAAATATGTACAAATCGATCCGGAAATGGTCACCGTTCAGCTTGAGCAAAAAGACGGCGATATTTCTATTCTTGAACTTAACGTAACATTGCCAGAAGCGGAAGAATCGAAATAA
- the minD gene encoding septum site-determining protein MinD translates to MARIIVVTSGKGGVGKTTSSAAIATGLAQKGKKTVVIDFDIGLRNLDLIMGCERRVVYDFVNVIQGDATLNQALIKDKRTENLFILPASQTRDKDALTRDGVAKVLDDLKAMDFEFIVCDSPAGIETGALMALYFADEAIITTNPEVSSVRDSDRILGILASKSRRAENGEEPIKEHLLLTRYNPGRVNKGDMLSMEDVLEILRIKLVGVIPEDQSVLRASNQGEPVILDSAADAGKAYADTVDRLLGEERPFRFIEEEKKGFLKRLFGG, encoded by the coding sequence ATGGCACGCATTATTGTAGTTACATCGGGTAAAGGGGGCGTTGGCAAAACCACCTCCAGCGCGGCCATCGCTACTGGTTTGGCCCAGAAGGGAAAGAAAACCGTCGTTATTGATTTTGATATCGGCCTGCGTAACCTCGATCTCATCATGGGATGTGAACGCCGGGTCGTTTACGATTTCGTCAACGTCATTCAGGGCGATGCGACGCTGAATCAGGCGTTAATCAAGGACAAACGCACTGAAAACCTTTTTATTCTTCCTGCCTCGCAGACGCGCGATAAAGACGCATTAACCCGTGATGGCGTCGCGAAGGTGCTCGACGATCTGAAAGCGATGGATTTTGAATTTATCGTCTGCGACTCGCCTGCCGGTATCGAAACCGGCGCGCTGATGGCGCTCTATTTCGCCGATGAAGCGATTATCACCACTAACCCGGAAGTCTCTTCGGTGCGTGACTCTGACCGCATCCTGGGCATCCTGGCGTCGAAATCCCGTCGTGCCGAAAACGGTGAAGAGCCGATCAAAGAACATCTGCTGCTGACGCGCTACAATCCGGGTCGGGTGAATAAAGGCGATATGCTCAGCATGGAAGACGTGCTGGAGATCCTGCGTATTAAGCTCGTCGGGGTTATCCCGGAAGATCAGTCAGTACTGCGCGCCTCTAACCAGGGCGAACCGGTCATTCTTGACAGCGCCGCCGATGCGGGTAAAGCGTATGCCGACACGGTCGATCGTCTGCTGGGAGAAGAACGTCCTTTCCGCTTCATTGAAGAAGAGAAGAAAGGTTTCCTCAAACGCCTGTTCGGAGGATAA
- a CDS encoding ATP-dependent DNA helicase, whose product MTDDFSPDGQLAKAIPGFKPREPQRQMAIAVTQAIKKSQPLVVEAGTGTGKTYAYLAPALRADKKVIISTGSKALQDQLYSRDLPTVAKALNYSGKLALLKGRSNYLCLERLEQQALAGGDLPVQTLSDVILLRSWSNQTEDGDISTCVSVAEDSQAWPLVTSTNDNCLGSDCPLYKDCFVVKARKKAMDADVVVVNHHLFLADMVVKENGFGELIPQAEVMIFDEAHQLPDIASQYFGQSLSSRQLMDLAKDITIAYRTELRDTQQLQKCADRLAQSAQDFRLQLGEPGYRGNLRELLADQRVQRAFLLLDDTLELCYDVAKLSLGRSALLDAAFERATLYRARLKRLKEINQPGYSYWYECTSRNFTLALTPLTVADKFKEVMAQKPGSWIFTSATLSVNDDLRHFTARLGIEQAESMLLPSPFDYSRQALLCVPRNLPQTNQPGAARQLAAMLRPIIEANNGRCFMLCTSHAMMRELAEQFRATMTLPVLLQGETSKSQLLQQFVSAGNALLVATSSFWEGVDVRGDTLSLVIIDKLPFTSPDDPLLKARMEDCRLRGGDPFDEVQLPDAVITLKQGVGRLIRDGDDRGVLVICDNRLVMRPYGATFLASLPPAPRTRDIARAVRFLAIPSTE is encoded by the coding sequence GTGACGGACGATTTTTCACCAGACGGTCAACTGGCTAAAGCGATACCGGGTTTTAAACCGCGTGAACCACAGCGGCAGATGGCCATCGCCGTCACCCAGGCGATTAAAAAATCGCAACCTCTGGTGGTTGAAGCCGGAACGGGAACGGGCAAAACTTATGCCTATCTCGCGCCCGCGCTGCGCGCCGACAAAAAAGTCATTATCTCGACGGGCTCGAAGGCGCTCCAGGATCAGCTCTACAGCCGCGACCTGCCTACGGTGGCGAAGGCGCTGAACTACAGTGGTAAGCTGGCGCTGCTGAAGGGCCGTTCGAACTATCTCTGCCTGGAACGCCTTGAGCAGCAGGCGCTGGCGGGCGGCGACCTGCCGGTGCAGACCTTAAGCGATGTGATCCTGCTGCGCTCCTGGTCGAATCAGACCGAGGATGGCGATATCAGCACCTGCGTCAGCGTGGCTGAAGATTCCCAGGCCTGGCCGCTGGTCACCAGCACCAACGATAACTGCCTCGGCAGCGACTGCCCGCTGTATAAAGACTGCTTTGTGGTGAAGGCGCGCAAAAAGGCGATGGATGCCGACGTGGTGGTGGTCAACCATCATCTGTTTCTGGCCGACATGGTGGTGAAAGAGAATGGCTTTGGCGAGCTGATCCCGCAGGCGGAGGTGATGATTTTCGATGAAGCCCATCAGCTTCCGGATATCGCCAGCCAGTATTTCGGCCAGTCGCTCTCCAGCCGACAGCTGATGGATCTGGCGAAAGATATCACCATCGCGTATCGCACCGAGCTGAGAGATACCCAGCAGTTACAGAAATGCGCCGACCGGCTGGCGCAAAGCGCGCAGGACTTTCGTCTGCAGCTGGGCGAACCGGGCTACCGCGGCAATTTGCGCGAACTGCTGGCTGACCAGCGGGTGCAGCGCGCCTTTCTGTTGCTCGATGATACCCTGGAACTCTGCTACGACGTGGCGAAGCTGTCGCTTGGCCGCTCGGCGCTGCTCGACGCCGCCTTTGAACGCGCCACGCTGTATCGCGCGCGCCTGAAGCGGCTGAAAGAGATCAATCAGCCGGGGTACAGCTACTGGTACGAGTGCACCTCGCGCAACTTTACCCTCGCGCTGACTCCGCTGACCGTGGCGGATAAGTTCAAAGAGGTGATGGCGCAGAAGCCGGGGAGCTGGATTTTTACCTCCGCCACGCTGTCGGTAAATGACGATCTGCGCCATTTCACGGCGCGGCTGGGTATCGAGCAGGCGGAGTCGATGCTGCTGCCAAGCCCGTTTGATTACAGCCGTCAGGCGCTGCTGTGCGTGCCGCGCAACCTGCCGCAGACCAACCAGCCGGGAGCCGCGCGCCAGCTGGCGGCAATGTTAAGACCGATCATCGAAGCCAATAACGGGCGCTGTTTTATGCTCTGTACCTCGCATGCGATGATGCGCGAGCTGGCGGAGCAGTTTCGCGCCACCATGACGCTGCCGGTGCTGTTGCAGGGCGAAACCAGTAAGAGCCAGCTGTTGCAGCAGTTTGTCAGCGCCGGTAACGCGCTGCTGGTGGCGACCAGCAGCTTCTGGGAGGGGGTGGACGTGCGCGGCGACACGCTTTCGCTGGTGATTATCGACAAGCTGCCGTTTACCTCGCCGGACGATCCGCTGCTGAAGGCGCGAATGGAAGACTGCCGGTTACGCGGCGGTGATCCATTTGACGAAGTGCAGTTGCCCGATGCGGTGATTACCCTCAAACAGGGCGTGGGGCGGCTGATCCGCGACGGCGACGACCGCGGCGTGCTGGTGATTTGCGACAACCGTCTGGTGATGCGTCCGTACGGCGCTACCTTTCTCGCCAGCCTGCCGCCTGCGCCGCGTACCCGCGATATCGCCCGCGCCGTGCGTTTTCTCGCCATTCCTTCAACGGAGTAA
- the minC gene encoding septum site-determining protein MinC: MSNTPIELKGSSFTLSVVHLHEAEPEVIRQALEDKIAQAPAFLKHAPVVVNVSGLNTPVNWPVLQEVISSVGLRIIGVSGCKDAQLKAEIDRLGLPLLTEGKEKAARSAPPEPAVAAQNANSVTKTRFIDVPVRSGQRIYAPQCDLIVTSHVSAGAELIADGNIHVYGMMRGRALAGASGDREAQIFCTHLTAELVSIAGVYWLSDKIPAEFYGKAARLQLADNALTVQPLN; encoded by the coding sequence ATGTCAAACACGCCCATCGAACTTAAAGGCAGTAGCTTCACCTTATCAGTGGTTCATTTGCATGAAGCCGAACCCGAGGTTATTCGTCAGGCGTTAGAAGACAAAATCGCTCAGGCTCCCGCTTTTTTAAAACATGCTCCCGTGGTGGTAAACGTCAGCGGTCTTAATACGCCGGTCAACTGGCCAGTGCTGCAGGAGGTTATCTCCTCTGTGGGACTGCGCATTATCGGCGTCAGCGGCTGTAAAGATGCGCAGCTGAAAGCTGAAATTGACAGGCTGGGCCTTCCTTTACTCACTGAGGGTAAAGAGAAAGCGGCGCGTTCTGCGCCCCCGGAGCCCGCCGTAGCGGCGCAAAACGCTAATAGCGTCACAAAAACGCGATTTATTGATGTACCGGTTCGTTCCGGTCAGCGCATTTATGCTCCACAATGTGATCTGATTGTTACAAGTCACGTCAGCGCTGGCGCAGAGCTTATCGCTGATGGCAATATTCATGTGTATGGCATGATGAGAGGCCGGGCGCTGGCAGGCGCCAGCGGCGATCGGGAAGCGCAAATTTTTTGTACCCATCTGACGGCGGAACTGGTGTCTATCGCAGGTGTTTACTGGCTGAGTGATAAAATCCCGGCAGAATTTTATGGCAAAGCGGCGCGCCTGCAGCTGGCAGACAACGCTTTGACAGTTCAACCGTTGAATTGA
- a CDS encoding tartrate dehydrogenase — MNKTFRIAAIPGDGIGKEVLPEGMRVLQAACERWGVALSFETFTWASCEYYLQHGQMMPDDWHEQLSAFDAIYFGAVGWPETVPDHVSLWGSLLKFRREFDQYVNLRPVRLFPGVPCPLTGKQPGDIDFYVVRENTEGEYSSLGGRVNPGTEHELVIQESVFTRRGVDRILRFAFELAQSRPRKTLTSATKSNGLAISMPFWDERVEAMAHHYPDIRWDKQHIDILCARFVMQPERFDVVVASNLFGDILSDLGPACTGTIGLAPSANLNPQRAFPSLFEPVHGSAPDIYGQNIANPIATIWAGAMMLDFLGNGDARYTAAHDGILAAIEQVIASGPKTPDLKGNASTQQVGEAICAQIRASR; from the coding sequence ATGAACAAAACCTTTCGTATTGCCGCCATCCCCGGTGACGGCATTGGTAAAGAGGTGCTGCCGGAGGGTATGCGGGTGTTGCAGGCGGCCTGCGAGCGCTGGGGCGTGGCGCTGAGTTTTGAGACGTTTACGTGGGCCAGCTGCGAGTATTATCTGCAACACGGTCAGATGATGCCGGATGACTGGCACGAGCAGCTCAGCGCCTTTGACGCCATCTACTTCGGCGCTGTCGGCTGGCCGGAGACGGTACCGGACCACGTTTCGCTATGGGGATCGCTGCTGAAATTCCGCCGCGAATTCGATCAGTACGTGAATCTGCGCCCCGTGCGTCTGTTTCCCGGCGTGCCCTGTCCGCTGACAGGAAAACAGCCCGGCGACATCGATTTTTACGTGGTGCGGGAAAATACCGAAGGCGAATACTCCTCGCTCGGCGGGCGCGTGAATCCGGGGACGGAGCATGAGCTGGTGATTCAGGAGTCGGTATTTACCCGTCGCGGCGTGGATCGTATTTTGCGCTTTGCGTTTGAGCTGGCGCAGAGCCGTCCGCGCAAAACGCTGACGTCAGCAACCAAATCCAACGGGCTGGCGATCAGTATGCCCTTCTGGGACGAGCGGGTGGAGGCGATGGCGCACCACTATCCTGATATTCGCTGGGACAAACAGCATATCGATATTCTCTGCGCCCGCTTTGTCATGCAGCCGGAGCGTTTCGACGTGGTGGTCGCTTCGAATCTGTTTGGCGATATCCTGTCGGATCTCGGTCCGGCCTGCACCGGCACCATCGGGCTTGCCCCTTCCGCCAACCTCAATCCGCAGCGCGCATTCCCCTCGCTGTTCGAACCGGTCCACGGCTCAGCACCGGATATTTACGGTCAGAACATCGCCAACCCGATTGCCACCATCTGGGCAGGCGCGATGATGCTCGACTTCCTCGGCAATGGCGATGCGCGCTATACCGCCGCCCATGACGGCATACTGGCGGCGATTGAGCAAGTCATCGCCAGCGGGCCGAAAACGCCGGACCTGAAGGGCAACGCCTCCACGCAGCAGGTCGGCGAGGCGATTTGCGCGCAGATACGCGCATCGCGCTGA
- a CDS encoding Slp family lipoprotein — protein MAVQKYIVKGLLAGAIALMLSGCVTVPDAIKGSSPTPQEDLVRVMNAPQLYVGQEARFGGKVVDIQNQQGKTRLEIATVPLDSGARPILGEPSRGRIYASVNGFLDPVDFRGQLVTVVGPITGSVAGKVGNTPYTFLTMEATGYKRWRIAQQVVMPPQPIDPWFYGGRGWPYGYGGWGWYNPGPAQVQTIVTE, from the coding sequence ATGGCGGTTCAAAAATATATCGTTAAAGGTCTGCTGGCGGGAGCGATTGCGCTGATGCTGAGCGGGTGCGTCACCGTTCCGGATGCCATTAAAGGTTCCAGCCCCACGCCGCAGGAGGATCTGGTGCGGGTGATGAACGCCCCGCAGCTGTACGTTGGCCAGGAGGCGCGTTTTGGCGGCAAAGTAGTGGATATACAGAATCAGCAGGGTAAAACCCGGCTGGAAATTGCCACCGTGCCTCTGGACAGCGGCGCTCGCCCGATCCTCGGCGAACCTTCGCGTGGGCGGATCTACGCCAGCGTTAACGGATTCCTTGATCCGGTCGATTTTCGCGGACAGCTGGTGACGGTTGTCGGACCGATTACCGGCAGCGTGGCGGGAAAAGTCGGCAACACGCCGTACACTTTCCTGACGATGGAGGCGACGGGCTATAAACGCTGGCGCATCGCCCAACAGGTCGTCATGCCGCCGCAGCCGATCGACCCGTGGTTTTATGGTGGACGAGGCTGGCCGTATGGCTATGGCGGATGGGGCTGGTACAACCCCGGTCCCGCGCAGGTTCAGACGATAGTCACAGAGTAA
- the tsaB gene encoding tRNA (adenosine(37)-N6)-threonylcarbamoyltransferase complex dimerization subunit type 1 TsaB yields the protein MRILAIDTATEACSVALWNDGTLSAHFELCPREHTQRILPMVQDILTDNALSLTALDALAYGRGPGSFTGVRIGIGIAQGLALGAELPMIGVSTLATMAQGAWRKSGATRVLAAIDARMGEVYWAEYQRDENGVWHGEETEAVLKPEQVEARLQQLSGEWATVGTGWPAWPDLGKASGLTLHDGEVLLPAAEDMLPFACQMLAAGKTVAVEHAEPVYLRNNVAWKKLPGKE from the coding sequence ATGCGAATCCTGGCTATCGATACCGCCACAGAAGCCTGTTCTGTCGCTCTGTGGAATGACGGTACTCTCTCTGCTCATTTTGAACTTTGTCCGCGCGAACATACGCAACGCATTCTGCCGATGGTGCAGGATATTCTGACTGACAACGCCCTTTCCCTGACGGCGCTTGATGCGCTGGCCTACGGTCGCGGGCCGGGAAGCTTTACCGGCGTGCGTATTGGTATCGGCATTGCGCAGGGGCTGGCGTTAGGCGCTGAGCTGCCGATGATCGGCGTCTCCACGCTGGCGACGATGGCGCAGGGCGCCTGGCGCAAAAGCGGCGCTACCCGCGTGCTGGCCGCTATTGACGCGCGGATGGGCGAAGTTTACTGGGCCGAGTACCAGCGCGATGAAAACGGCGTCTGGCACGGAGAAGAAACCGAAGCCGTCCTGAAGCCAGAGCAGGTTGAAGCGCGTCTGCAACAGCTTTCCGGTGAATGGGCTACCGTGGGAACCGGCTGGCCGGCCTGGCCCGATCTCGGTAAAGCGAGCGGCCTGACGCTGCATGACGGCGAAGTGCTGCTACCTGCGGCGGAAGATATGCTGCCGTTCGCCTGCCAGATGCTGGCGGCGGGAAAAACGGTCGCTGTTGAACATGCCGAACCGGTTTATTTGCGTAACAACGTGGCCTGGAAGAAACTTCCCGGCAAAGAATGA